Within Thermodesulfobacteriota bacterium, the genomic segment TCGCCGGGAGAACGAAAGAAAATTCCCTGAGCCCAAGGGGCCGATCAAAGACCTCTGGCCCCAGAAGACCCATGACGACTGGTCGAAGAGGAGAGACGTGACCGACCAGCTCACTCCCTACAACTGGACGACGGTCCAGAAGGTCGCGATCGAGGGCGAGGAGATCTTTCTCCCCAGGCGTTGCATGCACTGCGACAATCCCCCCTGTGCCAATCTCTGCCCTTTCGGGGCGTTGAATAAATATCCGGATGGGTCGGTCGTGATCGACCCCGGCCTCTGCATGGGAGGGGCAAAGTGCAAGGCGGTCTGCCCGTGGCAGATCCCCCAGCGACAGAGCGGCGTTGGGCTCTACCTCAAACTCCAGCCCATGCCGGCGGGGGGCGGCGTCATGTATAAATGCGACCTCTGCCACGACCGGATTCAAACGGGCCGGATGCCAGCCTGCGTGGAGGCCTGCGAAAAGAGGCTGGGAGAGAAGAAACCCCTTCATTTCGGAAGGAGGGAGACGATTCTGAAAATGGCCCACGAGCGGGCCAGGGAGGTCAACGGCTTCATCTACGGAGAGAAGGAGAATGGGGGAACCGCCACCCTCTATGTGAGCAGGGTCCCCTTCGAGAAGATCGACGCGGCATTGAAAGGGGCGAAGTCCAAACTCCACATGGGAAAAGTCCTCAATCCGCTTCGCGAGGTCAATGGATGGGCCATGGGTTTTTGGATCGCACCCCTGCTCAGCGGCTTGGCAGCCCTCGGTCTGGCGATTTACCACCAGCGGGGGGAGAAGGAGGAGAAATGAGGGAAAGAATCATCGAGGAGAAAGCGATCGTCCTTCGGCACAGTCCCGTGGAGCTGATCGAACACTGGGTGCTTGCCGTCTCCGGTTTTCTGCTCATCTTTTCAGGTTTCGGGGAGCTTCCCATGTATAAGAGATTCATGGTGACGGAGATCCCCGGACTGGGGTGGGCAGGGGATTTCTTCATCCATCTAAAGATCCACTATCTCTCGGCCATCGTCTTCGTCTCGGTCATGGTCTTCCATGCCATCTATCACGGATGGTTAGGACACCGAGGGCTAATTCCGAGAAGGGGGGATTTCAGAGCCTCCCTTCAAACCATCCTCAGCATGCTCGGCCGGGGCAGGGAGCCGGAGTTCGACAAGTATCTTCCCGAGCAGCGCCTCGCCTACGCCTATCTGGCAGGGATCAGCCTCATTCTGGTGGTCACCGGGATCATCAAGGTAGTGAAAAATCTGCCCGAAGTCTACCTCCCCCCGGAGGTCGTCACAGCCGCAACCCTCACCCATACCTTCGCGACCATCTTCTTCCTTTTCGGGATAATCGCCCATTTGGCCGCCCAGATCTTCAAGGTGAACCGGCCTCT encodes:
- a CDS encoding 4Fe-4S dicluster domain-containing protein; the encoded protein is MDEKKGLTRRNFLKKGALLTAVGAASAAGVPQPANAKAGTYATMIDLTRCDGCKSEPIPRCVEACRRENERKFPEPKGPIKDLWPQKTHDDWSKRRDVTDQLTPYNWTTVQKVAIEGEEIFLPRRCMHCDNPPCANLCPFGALNKYPDGSVVIDPGLCMGGAKCKAVCPWQIPQRQSGVGLYLKLQPMPAGGGVMYKCDLCHDRIQTGRMPACVEACEKRLGEKKPLHFGRRETILKMAHERAREVNGFIYGEKENGGTATLYVSRVPFEKIDAALKGAKSKLHMGKVLNPLREVNGWAMGFWIAPLLSGLAALGLAIYHQRGEKEEK
- a CDS encoding cytochrome b/b6 domain-containing protein, which produces MRERIIEEKAIVLRHSPVELIEHWVLAVSGFLLIFSGFGELPMYKRFMVTEIPGLGWAGDFFIHLKIHYLSAIVFVSVMVFHAIYHGWLGHRGLIPRRGDFRASLQTILSMLGRGREPEFDKYLPEQRLAYAYLAGISLILVVTGIIKVVKNLPEVYLPPEVVTAATLTHTFATIFFLFGIIAHLAAQIFKVNRPLTKSIFTGTVDLQYAKSRHPVWYEALMAHVRQSGREVATEGEETTGQGMGHRESSDSQGAKQEPGPEPTEVREEETLTTLKVKGMSCEHCVRSVTQALERLDGLR